From a single Carassius gibelio isolate Cgi1373 ecotype wild population from Czech Republic chromosome A18, carGib1.2-hapl.c, whole genome shotgun sequence genomic region:
- the LOC127934706 gene encoding transcription termination factor 2, mitochondrial, giving the protein MLRLVTTSLCLYCQRAQVTPLLFMRPSSSIVQEENPLAVSALYDLSVDISKVRKLKSWVLRHEQVFVNETAALLRDMGASGPVIARVLELHPEAILCKPDQMEAQKKLWMSVCTSQKDLVAIIEKFPSSFFSSSSDHENQKANIAYFQTLHLNKRVISKLMASAPQSFSRPLKLNKEMIQTLQKTYLDLGGKEDNMKTWLQKLLTQNPYVLLKLPEALHDNLAFLRNVGFTGDELLRLLSKLKGYVTELNPESMRLTLNYSQETLGCTEAELRQIVLQCPALLYYSVPILADRFKGLLTAGVSMEQIMETPTVLELTTQIIQYRIQKLRSFDYDVRSGSLEVLDGTKKEFEMSYGKLHLRRERPFFNPVAPLQTED; this is encoded by the coding sequence ATGTTGCGATTAGTCACAACTTCGCTGTGTCTCTACTGCCAGAGGGCTCAAGTGACTCCTTTGCTTTTCATGAGGCCCTCCTCCTCGATTGTTCAAGAAGAGAACCCGCTTGCTGTAAGCGCCCTTTACGACTTGTCTGTAGACATTAGTAAAGTCCGGAAGCTGAAGAGTTGGGTGTTGCGCCATGAACAAGTGTTTGTGAATGAGACCGCCGCCCTGCTGAGGGACATGGGGGCTAGTGGGCCTGTTATCGCCCGCGTTTTGGAGCTCCATCCTGAGGCCATCCTCTGCAAACCTGATCAAATGGAGGCTCAGAAAAAGCTGTGGATGTCAGTGTGCACCAGCCAGAAGGATCTAGTAGCAATCATTGAAAAATTCCCCAGCTCGTTTTTCTCCTCGTCCTCCGATCACGAAAACCAGAAAGCTAACATTGCGTATTTCCAGACGTTACATCTCAACAAACGCGTTATTAGCAAGCTCATGGCCAGTGCCCCTCAGAGCTTCAGCCGACCCTTGAAGCTAAACAAGGAGATGATCCAGACCCTGCAGAAGACCTATTTGGACTTGGGTGGGAAGGAGGACAACATGAAGACCTGGTTGCAGAAGCTGCTTACTCAAAATCCATACGTGCTTCTAAAGCTTCCCGAGGCCCTGCACGATAACTTGGCATTCCTACGCAATGTGGGATTTACTGGCGATGAGCTCTTGCGGCTGCTTTCCAAACTGAAGGGATATGTTACTGAGCTGAACCCTGAAAGTATGAGACTCACCCTCAACTACTCCCAGGAGACTTTGGGATGCACAGAAGCAGAGCTCAGGCAGATCGTGCTTCAGTGTCCAGCCTTGTTATACTATTCTGTGCCTATATTAGCTGACCGCTTCAAAGGCCTCCTCACCGCTGGAGTAAGTATGGAGCAGATCATGGAGACTCCCACAGTATTAGAACTGACAACGCAGATCATTCAATATCGCATTCAGAAACTGCGCTCGTTTGATTATGATGTACGGTCAGGTAGCCTGGAAGTCCTCGACGGCACCAAGAAAGAGTTTGAGATGAGCTACGGGAAGTTGCATCTTAGACGAGAGAGGCCATTTTTTAATCCAGTAGCTCCACTTCAAACAGAAGATTAA
- the LOC127934705 gene encoding dihydrofolate reductase codes for MNNEGEEMRKPIRLIAAACRDMGIGKNGQLPWSLPKEFLFFMDTITAVSAPGKKNLVVWGRISLSSCPETVFPLANCINLVLSRKLTAVPPRAHYLCKDFGSVIRLASEPPLCHTVETIWVLGGTEVYKESLAHPWCDLIYLTDIMAEFDCDVFFPKFDRNVFRKQKGFPGVPDEIQEENGIKFQFQVFKKEA; via the exons ATGAACAACGAGGGGGAGGAGATGCGCAAACCAATCCGGCTCATCGCGGCTGCCTGCCGTGACATGGGCATAGGAAAGAACGGACAGCTTCCCTGGAGCCTTCC AAAAGAATTTCTGTTCTTTATGGATACAATTACAGCTGTGTCAGCACCTG GGAAGAAGAATCTGGTTGTCTGGGGGCGAATCTCCTTGTCCTCCTGTCCTGAGACGGTCTTCCCTTTGGCCAACTGCATCAATTTGGTATTGAGCAGGAAGCTGAC TGCAGTGCCTCCACGTGCCCACTATCTGTGTAAGGATTTCGGATCAGTAATTCGTCTGGCTTCTGAGCCCCCCTTATGTCACACTGTGGAGACCATCTGGGTTTTAGGAGGCACAGAGGTGTATAAG GAAAGTCTTGCGCATCCATGGTGTGATCTCATCTATCTCACTGACATCATGGCCGAATTTGACTGCGATGTCTTTTTCCCCAAATTTGACCGCaatgttttcagaaaacaaaaggG CTTTCCAGGAGTACCAGATGAAATTCAGGAAGAAAATGGtattaaatttcaatttcaagTCTTCAAGAAAGAAGCTTGA